In a genomic window of Streptomyces sp. SJL17-4:
- a CDS encoding phosphatase PAP2 family protein — MTGTTTPNPNPTRTTNPVRAVLRDLRAIDGAVYAAVAATPTPTLDTGFRRLSHAANHSKISFAVAAGLALFPGRPRRAALAGVGAVAVASATANLLGKRLVRRPRPDREAARVVVGRHVPMPDSASFPSGHTASAVAFATAVGVVFPPVAVPLQVLAMAVGYSRVHTGVHYPGDVAAGAVLGVASAAVSLTAVASLTAARGK; from the coding sequence ATGACCGGCACCACCACCCCCAACCCCAACCCCACGCGCACCACGAACCCCGTCCGGGCCGTCCTCAGGGACCTCCGCGCGATCGACGGGGCCGTCTACGCCGCCGTGGCCGCCACGCCCACGCCCACCCTCGACACGGGCTTCCGCAGGCTGTCGCACGCGGCGAACCACTCCAAGATCTCGTTCGCCGTGGCGGCCGGGCTCGCCCTCTTCCCCGGCCGGCCGCGCCGGGCCGCCCTCGCCGGCGTCGGGGCGGTGGCCGTCGCCTCCGCCACGGCCAACCTGCTGGGCAAGCGTCTCGTCCGCAGGCCGCGGCCGGACCGGGAGGCGGCCCGGGTCGTCGTGGGCCGGCATGTGCCGATGCCGGACTCGGCCTCGTTCCCCTCCGGACACACCGCGTCGGCGGTCGCCTTCGCGACCGCCGTGGGGGTGGTCTTCCCGCCGGTCGCCGTGCCGCTGCAGGTCCTGGCGATGGCCGTGGGCTACTCCCGCGTCCACACCGGGGTGCACTATCCGGGTGACGTCGCCGCGGGCGCCGTCCTCGGCGTCGCGAGCGCCGCCGTCTCCCTGACGGCCGTGGCCTCCTTGACGGCCGCCAGGGGGAAGTGA
- a CDS encoding diacylglycerol kinase family protein, whose translation MDQARTLARWALGAAAVALVLLLTGLGAGGLLVLLGALVGLACSAVGIWWFLAHRGPLRVSGALLAVAAPLAVLVLYVAWGPWLTGLGALASWSVALICARAALRLIRDMNGAPARPRPKRRPRPKRPVLIMNPKSGGGKVARFGLVERAERLGARVVLIDPSVETDVAALAREAVADGADLLGVAGGDGTQALVAAVAAEHDLPFLVISAGTRNHFALDLGLDRADPTTCLDALVDGEELRVDLGSVSGRAFVNTVSFGVYADVVQLPEYRDAKAGTAVDVLPDLLQGGGGDRLDATADGLRLPAQQALLVSNNAYAAPDPFGAAAARRPRLDGGELGVIAIRVDGAAQAAEMAVRGTQATGLNVLTAARVEVTGKAAAPVPVPASVFVPAPTRAPGAPGTIAVAVDGEALTLPTPVVCTLRPGALRVLVPRDRPGVIEPRPPLDWRRITEIAFQPTSRSSGS comes from the coding sequence ATGGACCAGGCCCGGACGCTGGCGCGGTGGGCGCTCGGCGCCGCCGCGGTGGCGCTCGTGCTGCTGCTGACGGGGCTCGGCGCCGGCGGGCTGCTGGTCCTCCTGGGCGCGCTCGTGGGGCTTGCCTGCTCGGCCGTGGGCATCTGGTGGTTCCTCGCCCACCGCGGGCCGCTGCGGGTGTCCGGCGCCCTGCTCGCCGTCGCCGCGCCGCTCGCCGTCCTCGTCCTGTACGTCGCCTGGGGCCCCTGGCTGACCGGGCTCGGGGCCCTCGCGTCGTGGAGCGTCGCGCTGATCTGCGCGCGGGCCGCCCTGCGCCTCATCCGCGACATGAACGGCGCGCCGGCGCGCCCGCGGCCGAAGCGGCGGCCCCGGCCGAAGCGGCCCGTGCTGATCATGAACCCGAAGTCCGGGGGCGGGAAGGTCGCCCGCTTCGGGCTCGTCGAGCGGGCCGAGAGACTGGGCGCGCGGGTCGTCCTCATCGACCCGTCCGTCGAGACCGATGTCGCCGCGCTCGCCCGGGAGGCCGTCGCCGACGGCGCCGACCTGCTCGGGGTGGCGGGAGGGGACGGCACCCAGGCGCTGGTCGCCGCCGTGGCCGCCGAGCACGACCTGCCCTTCCTCGTCATCTCCGCCGGGACCCGCAACCACTTCGCCCTGGACCTGGGCCTCGACCGCGCCGACCCGACGACCTGTCTGGACGCCCTCGTCGACGGCGAGGAACTCCGCGTCGACCTCGGCTCCGTGTCCGGGCGGGCGTTCGTCAACACCGTCTCCTTCGGTGTGTACGCCGATGTCGTCCAGCTCCCCGAGTACCGCGACGCGAAGGCCGGCACCGCCGTCGACGTCCTGCCCGACCTGCTCCAGGGCGGCGGCGGCGACCGTCTCGACGCGACCGCCGACGGCCTCCGGCTGCCCGCCCAGCAGGCCCTCCTCGTCAGCAACAACGCGTACGCCGCGCCTGATCCGTTCGGCGCCGCCGCCGCCCGGAGACCGCGCCTGGACGGCGGTGAGCTCGGGGTGATCGCGATCCGGGTCGACGGGGCCGCGCAGGCCGCCGAGATGGCCGTACGGGGCACCCAGGCGACCGGCCTGAACGTCCTGACGGCCGCTCGGGTCGAGGTGACCGGGAAGGCCGCGGCCCCCGTCCCCGTGCCGGCCTCGGTCTTCGTCCCCGCGCCGACCCGTGCCCCCGGCGCCCCCGGCACCATCGCCGTCGCCGTCGACGGTGAGGCGCTGACCCTCCCCACCCCCGTCGTCTGCACCCTGCGCCCCGGCGCCCTACGGGTCCTCGTGCCGCGTGACCGGCCCGGCGTCATCGAGCCCCGGCCGCCACTGGACTGGCGGCGCATCACCGAAATCGCCTTCCAGCCCACTTCGAGGAGCAGCGGTTCATGA
- a CDS encoding thioredoxin domain-containing protein has product MSKPKSKSKPKSKPKPKSKSKPIVVVSGVALAAVLLGVVSYTATRPASPGAAGSSSVAEVSADPSAGVYAELEAYARRDASDKLALGRADAPVVLIEYADFKCGYCGKFARDTEPVLVKKYVDNGTLRIEWRNFPIFGEESEAVARASWAAGQQGRFWEFHKAAYAEGAKEKGFGKDRIAALAKEAGVPDAARFAKDSEGAAARAAVSADQEQGYSLGATSTPSFLINGRPIAGAQPLETFTETIEAAAKAAKAKAKSPKSPKSPKSPKPSEPSASGASGEAAETGAGQ; this is encoded by the coding sequence ATGTCCAAGCCCAAGTCCAAGTCCAAGCCCAAGTCCAAGCCCAAGCCCAAGTCCAAGTCCAAGCCGATCGTCGTCGTCTCCGGGGTGGCCCTCGCCGCCGTGCTGCTCGGCGTCGTCTCGTACACCGCCACCCGGCCCGCGTCCCCCGGCGCCGCCGGTTCCTCCTCCGTCGCCGAGGTGTCCGCCGACCCGTCCGCCGGTGTCTACGCCGAACTGGAGGCGTACGCCCGCCGCGACGCCTCCGACAAGCTCGCCCTCGGCCGCGCCGACGCGCCCGTCGTGCTCATCGAGTACGCCGACTTCAAATGCGGCTACTGCGGGAAGTTCGCCCGGGACACCGAGCCGGTGCTGGTGAAGAAGTACGTCGACAACGGCACCCTGCGCATCGAGTGGCGGAACTTCCCGATCTTCGGCGAGGAGTCCGAGGCGGTCGCCCGCGCGTCCTGGGCCGCCGGGCAGCAGGGCCGGTTCTGGGAGTTCCACAAGGCCGCCTACGCGGAGGGCGCCAAGGAGAAGGGCTTCGGCAAGGACCGGATCGCGGCCCTGGCGAAGGAGGCGGGCGTCCCCGACGCGGCCCGGTTCGCGAAGGACAGCGAGGGGGCGGCGGCCCGCGCGGCCGTGAGCGCGGACCAGGAGCAGGGCTACTCCCTCGGCGCCACCTCCACCCCCTCGTTCCTGATCAACGGCCGGCCCATCGCGGGCGCGCAGCCGCTGGAGACGTTCACGGAGACGATCGAGGCGGCGGCCAAGGCGGCGAAGGCGAAGGCGAAGTCGCCGAAGTCGCCGAAGTCGCCGAAGTCGCCGAAGCCGTCGGAGCCGTCCGCGTCGGGCGCGTCGGGCGAGGCCGCCGAGACCGGTGCCGGGCAGTGA
- a CDS encoding rhodanese-like domain-containing protein codes for MTTTTSQVNAVLRTPPASPAAAAAYFSASLAFHADVSDVASALATAAADGTDPGFVVIDSRSAASWDQGHVPGAVHLPTALIPEQAERLLDRSVPVVTYCWGPGCNGATRAALALAERGFQVKEMLGGFEYWVREGFAYETWEGPAEKAADPLTAPVDSDDCGC; via the coding sequence ATGACGACGACAACTTCGCAGGTCAACGCCGTGCTCCGCACCCCGCCGGCCTCTCCCGCCGCCGCTGCCGCGTACTTCTCCGCGAGCCTCGCCTTCCACGCCGATGTCTCCGACGTGGCCTCGGCGCTGGCGACCGCGGCCGCCGACGGCACCGACCCGGGGTTCGTGGTGATCGACTCGCGGTCGGCCGCCTCCTGGGACCAGGGGCACGTCCCCGGCGCCGTCCACCTGCCGACCGCGCTCATCCCCGAGCAGGCCGAGCGGCTGCTCGACCGGTCCGTGCCGGTCGTCACGTACTGCTGGGGCCCCGGCTGCAACGGCGCCACGCGCGCCGCGCTGGCCCTCGCGGAGCGGGGATTCCAGGTGAAGGAGATGCTCGGCGGCTTCGAGTACTGGGTGCGCGAGGGCTTCGCGTACGAGACCTGGGAGGGGCCCGCGGAGAAGGCCGCGGACCCTCTCACGGCGCCGGTCGACTCCGACGACTGCGGCTGCTGA
- the sigJ gene encoding RNA polymerase sigma factor SigJ produces MTGRERGDRRVDQNRENHTDGKDLLARRFEADRGHLRAVAYRMLGSLSEAEDAVQEAWFKLSRSDVGAVENLSGWLTTVVGRVCLDMLRSRGSRREDPLEYYVPDPVVRVADTTDPEHAAEITESVGLALLVVLETLGPAERLAFVLHDMFAVSFDEIARIVDRTPAATRQLASRARRRVQDATPAAGPDARRQREIADAFLAASQGGDFEGLLAVLDPDVVLRADGGRTLAAVSKVVRGAEAVISQALMYAKFRQASLPVVVNGAPAFVAVADGRPTVLMAFTIAGDRIVELQILADPERLAELDLAEEDLARATY; encoded by the coding sequence ATGACGGGACGCGAACGGGGAGATCGACGAGTGGACCAGAACCGCGAGAACCACACCGACGGCAAGGACCTGCTGGCCCGGCGCTTCGAGGCCGACCGGGGGCACCTGCGGGCGGTGGCGTACCGGATGCTGGGCTCGCTCAGCGAGGCCGAGGACGCGGTCCAGGAGGCCTGGTTCAAGCTCAGCCGCAGCGACGTCGGCGCGGTGGAGAACCTGAGCGGCTGGCTGACCACGGTCGTCGGCCGCGTCTGCCTCGACATGCTGCGCTCGCGCGGCTCGCGCCGCGAGGACCCGCTGGAGTACTACGTCCCCGACCCGGTCGTCCGGGTCGCCGACACCACCGACCCCGAGCACGCGGCCGAGATCACCGAGTCCGTCGGCCTGGCGCTCCTCGTCGTCCTGGAGACCCTCGGACCGGCGGAACGGCTCGCGTTCGTCCTGCACGACATGTTCGCCGTCTCCTTCGACGAGATCGCGCGGATCGTGGACCGGACCCCGGCCGCCACCCGCCAGCTCGCCAGCCGCGCCCGCCGCCGCGTGCAGGACGCCACTCCCGCCGCCGGGCCCGACGCGCGCCGGCAGCGGGAGATCGCCGACGCCTTCCTCGCCGCCTCGCAGGGCGGTGACTTCGAGGGGCTGCTCGCCGTCCTCGACCCGGACGTGGTGCTGCGCGCGGACGGCGGCCGGACCCTCGCGGCCGTCTCCAAGGTCGTACGGGGCGCCGAGGCCGTCATCTCGCAGGCCCTCATGTACGCCAAGTTCCGGCAGGCCTCGCTGCCGGTCGTGGTCAACGGCGCGCCCGCGTTCGTCGCGGTCGCCGACGGCCGCCCGACCGTCCTCATGGCGTTCACGATCGCCGGGGACCGGATCGTCGAACTCCAGATCCTGGCGGACCCGGAGCGGCTCGCCGAGCTCGACCTCGCGGAGGAGGACCTGGCTCGCGCGACGTACTGA
- a CDS encoding metallopeptidase family protein, with product MLEMTREEFEELVAEALDRIPPELTRLMDNVAVFVEDEPAPDDPDLLGLYEGTPLTERGEWYAGVLPDRITIYRGPTLRMCESREDVVAETEITVVHEIAHHFGIDDERLHALGYG from the coding sequence GTGCTGGAGATGACGCGCGAGGAGTTCGAAGAACTGGTCGCCGAGGCCCTGGACCGGATTCCGCCGGAGCTGACGCGGCTGATGGACAACGTCGCGGTGTTCGTGGAGGACGAGCCCGCCCCGGACGATCCCGACCTGCTCGGGCTCTACGAGGGGACGCCGCTGACCGAGCGCGGTGAGTGGTACGCCGGTGTGCTGCCGGACCGGATCACGATCTACCGGGGGCCGACGCTGCGGATGTGCGAGTCGCGCGAGGACGTGGTCGCGGAGACCGAGATCACGGTGGTGCACGAGATCGCCCACCACTTCGGCATCGACGACGAGCGGCTGCACGCGCTGGGCTACGGCTGA
- a CDS encoding cytochrome c biogenesis CcdA family protein produces MTSGIGYFAAFLGGLLALLSPCSALLLPAFFAYSIDTRAKLVARTGILYAGLATTLVPLGAAGSFAGRLFYGHRDLLVTVGGWLIIGLGVLQILGLGFASRRIAEASGRIRPTSALSVYALGLVYGLAGFCAGPILGSVLTVAALSGSPAYGGLLLAVYALGMAVPLFVLALLWERYDLGRRSWLRGRPLRVGRLTLHSTSLLSGLFFVALGTLFLVFDGTTALPGLLSVDDSFAVEQRVSSLGRAVPDWALLVAVVAVVALVLALRARRGSRTGEREEV; encoded by the coding sequence GTGACCTCCGGCATCGGCTATTTCGCGGCCTTCCTCGGCGGGCTGCTCGCCCTGCTCAGCCCGTGCAGCGCCCTGCTCCTGCCGGCCTTCTTCGCGTATTCGATCGACACGCGCGCGAAGCTGGTGGCCAGGACCGGCATCCTCTACGCGGGGCTGGCCACCACCCTCGTCCCGCTCGGCGCGGCCGGCTCCTTCGCGGGCCGCCTCTTCTACGGCCACCGGGACCTGCTGGTCACCGTCGGCGGCTGGCTGATCATCGGCCTCGGCGTCCTCCAGATCCTCGGCCTGGGCTTCGCCTCCCGGCGGATCGCCGAGGCGAGCGGCCGCATCCGGCCCACGTCCGCGCTCTCCGTCTACGCCCTCGGCCTGGTCTACGGCCTCGCGGGCTTCTGCGCGGGCCCGATCCTCGGCAGCGTCCTGACGGTGGCGGCGCTGAGCGGCAGCCCGGCGTACGGGGGGCTGCTCCTCGCCGTGTACGCGCTCGGCATGGCCGTTCCGCTGTTCGTGCTCGCGCTGCTCTGGGAGCGGTACGACCTGGGCCGGCGGTCCTGGCTGCGCGGCCGGCCGCTCCGGGTGGGCCGGCTCACGCTCCACTCGACGTCGCTGCTCTCGGGCCTGTTCTTCGTGGCTCTCGGCACGCTCTTCCTGGTCTTCGACGGGACGACCGCGCTGCCGGGTCTGCTGTCGGTGGACGACTCGTTCGCGGTGGAGCAGCGGGTGTCCTCGCTCGGCCGGGCGGTCCCGGACTGGGCGCTGCTCGTCGCGGTGGTGGCCGTGGTGGCGCTGGTGCTCGCGCTGCGGGCAAGGCGGGGGAGCCGTACGGGGGAACGCGAGGAGGTGTGA
- a CDS encoding DEAD/DEAH box helicase has translation MSIFSSDHAVMPENDEIVDAAEAVAIVEIDTDDLAEAVEALDIDTDVDGSDDSVEEPAEPTITFGDLGLPDGVVRKLAQNGVTTPFPIQAATIPDALAGKDILGRGRTGSGKTLSFGLPLLAGLADGHTEKKKPRGIILTPTRELAMQVADALQPYGDVLGLKMKVVCGGTSMGNQIYALERGVDVLVATPGRLRDIINRGACSLEQVKIAVLDEADQMADLGFLPEVTELLDQIPGGGQRMLFSATMENEIGTLVKRYLTDPVTHEVDSAQGNVTTMTHHVLVVKPKDKAPVTAAIAARKGRTIIFVRTQLGADRIAEQLCDSGVKADALHGGMTQGARTRVLEDFKKGYVNALVATDVAARGIHVDGIDLVLNVDPAGDHKDYLHRSGRTARAGRSGVVVSLALPHQRRQIFRLMEDAGVDASRHMVGGSGVFDPEVAEITGARSLTEVQADSANNSAKQAEREVVDLTKQLERLQRRAVELREEADRLVARAARERGEDPEAAVAEVTEAADAEVAAAAVEAERAARAEEQRREERPARDERGNYERRDRGGFNRDDRGDRGGFRGGDRGGDRGGFRRDNDRPSGGFRRDDRPSGGFNRDDRGGRSFERRDNDRPSGGFRRDDRPSGGFNRDDRGGRSFERRDNDRPSGGFRRDDRPSGGFNRDDRGGRSFERRDNDRPSGGFRRDDRPSGGFNRDDRGGRSFERRDNDRPTGGHRGSDRPFNRDRRDDRPAGGFRSGGGDRPYGRRDDHRGTGSTGSTGSTGGSFGRRDDKPRWKRNG, from the coding sequence ATGTCCATTTTCAGTTCTGACCACGCCGTCATGCCCGAGAACGACGAGATCGTCGACGCCGCCGAGGCTGTCGCGATCGTCGAGATCGACACCGACGACCTCGCCGAGGCCGTAGAGGCCCTCGACATCGACACGGACGTCGACGGTTCCGACGACTCCGTCGAGGAGCCCGCCGAGCCCACCATCACCTTCGGCGACCTCGGTCTGCCGGACGGCGTCGTGCGCAAGCTCGCGCAGAACGGCGTGACCACCCCCTTCCCGATCCAGGCGGCGACCATCCCGGACGCCCTGGCCGGCAAGGACATCCTGGGCCGTGGCCGTACCGGCTCCGGCAAGACCCTCTCCTTCGGTCTGCCGCTGCTCGCCGGCCTGGCCGACGGTCACACCGAGAAGAAGAAGCCCCGCGGCATCATCCTCACGCCGACGCGTGAGCTCGCGATGCAGGTCGCGGACGCCCTCCAGCCGTACGGCGACGTGCTCGGCCTCAAGATGAAGGTCGTCTGCGGCGGTACGTCGATGGGCAACCAGATCTACGCGCTGGAGCGCGGCGTCGACGTCCTCGTCGCCACCCCGGGCCGTCTGCGCGACATCATCAACCGCGGCGCCTGCTCCCTGGAGCAGGTCAAGATCGCCGTCCTCGACGAGGCCGACCAGATGGCCGACCTGGGCTTCCTGCCCGAGGTCACCGAGCTGCTCGACCAGATCCCCGGCGGCGGCCAGCGCATGCTCTTCTCCGCCACCATGGAGAACGAGATCGGCACCCTGGTCAAGCGCTACCTGACCGACCCCGTCACGCACGAGGTCGACAGCGCGCAGGGCAACGTCACGACCATGACCCACCACGTCCTCGTCGTGAAGCCGAAGGACAAGGCCCCGGTCACCGCGGCGATCGCCGCCCGCAAGGGCCGCACGATCATCTTCGTCCGCACCCAGCTGGGCGCCGACCGCATCGCCGAGCAGCTGTGCGACTCCGGCGTGAAGGCCGACGCGCTGCACGGTGGCATGACGCAGGGCGCCCGTACCCGCGTCCTGGAGGACTTCAAGAAGGGTTACGTCAACGCCCTCGTGGCGACCGACGTCGCCGCCCGAGGCATCCACGTCGACGGCATCGACCTGGTCCTCAACGTGGACCCGGCCGGCGACCACAAGGACTACCTGCACCGTTCGGGCCGTACCGCCCGTGCCGGCCGCTCCGGTGTCGTGGTCTCCCTGGCCCTGCCGCACCAGCGCCGTCAGATCTTCCGCCTGATGGAGGACGCGGGCGTCGACGCCTCGCGCCACATGGTCGGCGGTTCGGGCGTCTTCGACCCCGAGGTCGCCGAGATCACCGGCGCCCGTTCGCTGACCGAGGTCCAGGCCGACTCGGCGAACAACTCGGCCAAGCAGGCCGAGCGCGAGGTCGTCGACCTGACCAAGCAGCTGGAGCGCCTGCAGCGCCGCGCCGTCGAGCTCCGCGAGGAGGCCGACCGTCTGGTGGCCCGCGCCGCCCGTGAGCGTGGCGAGGACCCCGAGGCCGCTGTCGCCGAGGTGACCGAGGCCGCCGACGCCGAGGTCGCGGCCGCCGCCGTGGAGGCCGAGCGCGCCGCCCGCGCCGAGGAGCAGCGCCGCGAGGAGCGCCCGGCCCGCGACGAGCGGGGCAACTACGAGCGCCGTGACCGTGGCGGCTTCAACCGCGACGACCGTGGTGACCGCGGTGGCTTCCGCGGCGGTGACCGTGGTGGCGACCGTGGCGGGTTCCGCCGCGACAACGACCGTCCGTCCGGTGGTTTCCGTCGTGACGACCGCCCCTCGGGTGGCTTCAACCGCGATGACCGTGGTGGCCGTTCTTTCGAGCGTCGTGACAACGACCGTCCGTCCGGTGGTTTCCGTCGTGACGACCGCCCCTCGGGTGGCTTCAACCGCGATGACCGTGGCGGCCGTTCTTTCGAGCGTCGTGACAACGACCGTCCGTCCGGTGGTTTCCGTCGTGACGACCGCCCCTCGGGTGGCTTCAACCGTGACGACCGTGGCGGCCGTTCTTTCGAGCGTCGTGACAACGACCGTCCGTCCGGTGGTTTCCGTCGTGACGACCGCCCCTCGGGTGGCTTCAACCGCGATGACCGTGGCGGCCGTTCTTTCGAGCGTCGTGACAACGACCGTCCGACCGGCGGCCACCGTGGCAGCGACCGTCCGTTCAACCGCGACCGTCGTGACGACCGCCCCGCCGGCGGCTTCCGCTCGGGTGGCGGCGACCGCCCGTACGGCCGTCGTGACGACCACCGCGGCACCGGCTCGACCGGCTCGACCGGCTCGACCGGTGGCTCCTTCGGCCGCCGCGACGACAAGCCGCGCTGGAAGCGCAACGGCTGA